A stretch of the Oncorhynchus clarkii lewisi isolate Uvic-CL-2024 chromosome 9, UVic_Ocla_1.0, whole genome shotgun sequence genome encodes the following:
- the LOC139417287 gene encoding serine/threonine-protein kinase SBK1 isoform X1 encodes MIELGLADGSLIDELIALTAQSLSHLEIKEHFNIIKEIGRGKYGKVLLVTHRCRGTPMALKVMPKASTKLQGFLREYCISLHLSCHPCIVGLFGIAFQSNEHYGFAQELVIGRDLFAVIQPKVGIPENAVKRCVLQIASALEFIHEHGLVHRDIKPENILLLDSHCCRVKLADFGLAQTRGTLIRFISGTLPYMAPELCAVALEEGQKEVTAPPLSVEPSLDTWAFGVVIFCILTGYFPWERCVTSDDFYQEFADWCQAPTVEEVPPLWKRFTPAAMEMFRRLLELNANNRSTVGEVRSYVEKDWLMPTLVDTNGLQPENGKVSATCSTPSVCRSSPVHQEVE; translated from the exons atgatcgaGCTGGGCCTTGCAGATGGCAGTCTGATCGATGAACTGATTGCGCTGACGGCTCAGAGCCTAAGCCACTTGGAGATCAAAGAGCACTTCAACATTATCAAGGAGATCGGCCGGGGGAAGTATGGCAAGGTTCTGCTGGTCACCCATCGCTGCAGGG GAACACCGATGGCTCTTAAAGTGATGCCAAAAGCCTCCACCAAGCTCCAGGGATTCTTACGGGAGTACTGCATCTCCTTGCACCTATCCTGCCACCCCTGCATCGTAGGTCTCTTCGGAATCGCCTTTCAATCTAATGAGCACTATGGCTTTGCCCAGGAGCTTGTTATTGGAAGGGACCTTTTTGCTGTCATCCAACCAAAA GTGGGTATCCCAGAGAATGCAGTGAAGCGCTGCGTCCTACAGATTGCCAGTGCCCTGGAGTTCATCCACGAGCACGGCCTGGTCCACCGCGACATCAAACCTGAGAACATCCTACTGCTGGACAGCCACTGCTGCCGGGTAAAGCTGGCTGACTTCGGCCTGGCTCAGACGAGAGGCACTCTGATTCGCTTCATCTCCGGCACGCTGCCCTACATGGCCCCAGAGCTGTGTGCCGTTGCCCTGGAGGAGGGCCAGAAGGAGGTGACGGCGCCCCCGCTCAGCGTGGAGCCCAGCCTGGACACCTGGGCCTTCGGAGTGGTCATCTTTTGCATCCTCACTGGCTACTTCCCCTGGGAGCGCTGCGTGACCTCAGATGACTTCTACCAGGAGTTTGCTGATTGGTGCCAGGCACCCACCGTGGAGGAAGTTCCACCCTTGTGGAAGAGATTCACCCCGGCTGCCATGGAAATGTTCAGAAGGCTGTTGGAGCTCAATGCTAACAACAGAAGCACAGTAGGGGAGGTCAGGTCCTATGTGGAAAAGGACTGGTTGATGCCGACGCTAGTGGACACAAACGGATTGCAACCGGAGAATGGCAAGGTCAGTGCCACCTGCTCCACCCCTAGTGTGTGTAGGAGTAGTCCTGTCCACCAGGAGGTGGAGTAA
- the LOC139417287 gene encoding serine/threonine-protein kinase SBK1 isoform X2 — protein MARFCWSPIAAGECFTGTPMALKVMPKASTKLQGFLREYCISLHLSCHPCIVGLFGIAFQSNEHYGFAQELVIGRDLFAVIQPKVGIPENAVKRCVLQIASALEFIHEHGLVHRDIKPENILLLDSHCCRVKLADFGLAQTRGTLIRFISGTLPYMAPELCAVALEEGQKEVTAPPLSVEPSLDTWAFGVVIFCILTGYFPWERCVTSDDFYQEFADWCQAPTVEEVPPLWKRFTPAAMEMFRRLLELNANNRSTVGEVRSYVEKDWLMPTLVDTNGLQPENGKVSATCSTPSVCRSSPVHQEVE, from the exons ATGGCAAGGTTCTGCTGGTCACCCATCGCTGCAGGG GAATGTTTTACAGGAACACCGATGGCTCTTAAAGTGATGCCAAAAGCCTCCACCAAGCTCCAGGGATTCTTACGGGAGTACTGCATCTCCTTGCACCTATCCTGCCACCCCTGCATCGTAGGTCTCTTCGGAATCGCCTTTCAATCTAATGAGCACTATGGCTTTGCCCAGGAGCTTGTTATTGGAAGGGACCTTTTTGCTGTCATCCAACCAAAA GTGGGTATCCCAGAGAATGCAGTGAAGCGCTGCGTCCTACAGATTGCCAGTGCCCTGGAGTTCATCCACGAGCACGGCCTGGTCCACCGCGACATCAAACCTGAGAACATCCTACTGCTGGACAGCCACTGCTGCCGGGTAAAGCTGGCTGACTTCGGCCTGGCTCAGACGAGAGGCACTCTGATTCGCTTCATCTCCGGCACGCTGCCCTACATGGCCCCAGAGCTGTGTGCCGTTGCCCTGGAGGAGGGCCAGAAGGAGGTGACGGCGCCCCCGCTCAGCGTGGAGCCCAGCCTGGACACCTGGGCCTTCGGAGTGGTCATCTTTTGCATCCTCACTGGCTACTTCCCCTGGGAGCGCTGCGTGACCTCAGATGACTTCTACCAGGAGTTTGCTGATTGGTGCCAGGCACCCACCGTGGAGGAAGTTCCACCCTTGTGGAAGAGATTCACCCCGGCTGCCATGGAAATGTTCAGAAGGCTGTTGGAGCTCAATGCTAACAACAGAAGCACAGTAGGGGAGGTCAGGTCCTATGTGGAAAAGGACTGGTTGATGCCGACGCTAGTGGACACAAACGGATTGCAACCGGAGAATGGCAAGGTCAGTGCCACCTGCTCCACCCCTAGTGTGTGTAGGAGTAGTCCTGTCCACCAGGAGGTGGAGTAA